The Macaca mulatta isolate MMU2019108-1 chromosome 19, T2T-MMU8v2.0, whole genome shotgun sequence sequence acctcactGCCCAGTCCAGCTGTCTCCAGGAGGGGACAGGCAGTTGGTGGCCTCTGGACAATTGACTCAAGGTATGCCCACCGCGGCCCCTGCCTGGCCACCGGCCTCTCTGCACCAGGGTGACAAGGGGTCGTCTGCCCCGACACTCCAGGGCCAGAATCCTAAGGAACTGAGGGTCTGAGGATGCAGGGAGGGTGGCAGTGTCCTGAGGCTGATGGACGGTGACCGCCACTGGCCCCCAACACCACCACACGTGGGTGCTGAACTCGGGCTGCTGTGCCCACCGGCGTGGTCCTCCCGAGCTCTGACAGCATTACCTCACCCCGCCCCATCTGTTGCCCCGGTCCAGCCCCGACGACGCACGCCTGGTCTGTCTCGGATTCCCCTAGCTGCCACCCCACGTTTTTGTACCGGGTCTCTGAGTGTTAAACGAATGTGTAAATAGTAACAGCCTGTCCTCCCCTAAATGTAAAGCCATCTGTTCAGCGTGAGGACACCATCAGCTGTCCGATTCCCGCGCACATTTAATAAACTGAGCTGTTGAATTGCCTGCCGCCATCACCCGTTCCTCAAATGGGCTGCGGGCAAGGCGGGTTCATCGCCGTCTATGTGCTGAGGCAGATTTGCTGAGGAGACCGCCCAGGTTAGACCCCTGGAAGCAGAGCCAGAAAGCAGACACTGGGGGCACAGGGTTTACTTGGGGGCACCCCACCCAGATGGGCAGGGGGGCACTGGGTGAGGCCAGGAGTCTCCCCCTGGTCCCGAGGGAGAGCGGGCTCCAGGGGGTCCAACCTGGGTGTTGGTACCTGGGCCAGTTATTAtggcaggccccagtgtgggGCAGGAAGCATCCATGAGCAACTAGGAGCTGGGATGGCCCCACATCAAAGTCACTTCAGGGAGCACAGCCCTGGCCCAGCGCGGGGAGAGGAAAGCTTTGATTGCAAGCAGCAGAGAAGTGCAGGGCGGCAAGGGATGGCAGGAGctgcccctccccaccttccACCCTGAGATCCTGCCGGGACACCCCTCGGCCAGGTGAGCGGACTCAGAAGAGTGACCAGTGAGAAGTCCCCAGGGCCCAGGCCGGCTAGCCAAGTCCCTGTTTCCGGATGAGGCGCCTCCCAGGCTGTGTGTGGCAGGCCCCCTTTCTTCAGGGAATAAGAAACATCTTCCACATTCCAGAAACAAAGCTGGCTGTGGGTCTGGAGAGAGGGTGAGGCAGCCCCAGGTCTCTGAGTCAGGCAGACGGTCCCTGTATGCGGTGCTGGGCAGGACTGAGCAGGGTTCCCAGGGTCGCCAGTGCTCATCCCTCCCCAGCTTCCAGAGCCCCAGGAAGGGGCCACTCACGGAGGCACCAATCAGACCGCCAGACACACACAAAGGGGTTTATGTTCCGGGCCCAGCCTCTGGGCCGCCTGGCCCAGGTTTCCACTCGAGTTGATGTCTAGGATGAAAAGCCCTTCGCAAGTCCCTCTGCCGCCCTAATGCCCCTTCCCTCGGGGCCAGAACCGCAGGGAATCAGGCCCAGGACGTGCTCCGGCCAGAGGGTGGCTGTGAGGCCCAGGACACCCTGGGCTCCGGGCCAGTGACTCACAGCAGTCCTCCAGCAAGGGCAGTGGCTGGGAGACACCTGTGCCGTGGAGCTGCGCCCAGCCTGGCTGGGTCTCAGGGCTGCTTGAGTGACCCCAGCAGCCCAGGGTCGTTGTGAAGATCAACGTGGCTCGTGGGAGGAGCCCAGAGCCCGGAAGGAAGTGGGGTCAGGGGCTCGTGCTGGCCCCCAGGCTGCTCTGACATCAGGTGGGCACTCGCTGGATAGAATCACAGTTAACACCTCGATCCCGACACCTGGACTCAGAAGTGGGCGGGCGAGTGCCTGCCCCCGGGAGGAAGGAGGTGGCGCCTGCTCCCAGGGGCCCCACCACAGAGCATGGCCACCGTGAGCCGAGGACAGAATCGCAGCAGAGCAGTAAGGTCCTTATCCTCTTCCAAACCCCAGTGGGCCCTCAGGTCACGCAGGACAGAGCCAGCTGGGTGGGTCCCACCAACTTGGCATGAATGGGACGACGGATGAACCGCAGCCCCAGCGTCAGGAGGGGTGCCTGTGTCAGACACCCACCCAGGCTGGGACCCCATGAATGCGTCTGGTGCCAAGGGACCCCTAGGGAAAGCCCGGGCGCAGGCCACCTCGTGCGCTGCCCAGGCCTGCGGACCCCGAGAGGTCAGCCTGAGGAGGCAGCCTCCGCCGCCGGTAGTGCTGCCTGCTTCATCTGGGCCACCTCCCGCTCCAGGTCCTCGCCAGCTCGCCGCAGGAGCTCACACCTCTGCCTCAGCGCGTCGCCCGCTTGCTGCAGCCGCTGGTTGGCAGCCACGTAGGCCCGGCTCTGCTGGTAGAGCTGCTCTCCTGGGGCCTCTGCATCCTCCATCATCCTGAAGGGAACTGGGGGGTCTGGGATAGAACACAGCAGCATCACTGTCTGCTGACCAGGGAACCCCGGAGGGCAGCCTCCTGGGCACACCTCACTACCGCCCCCAAAGGGCAGGGTTCCCTGCAGTCCCGGTGTGAGCTGCCAGCCGGGGTCTTTTTAAGATGACGAAagcggccaggtgtggtggctcaagcctgtaatcccagcactttgggaggctgaggcgggaggaacacttgagcccaggagttagagaccagcctggacaacacagtgagacccccatctctcccaaaaaatacaaaaattagctgggcatggtagcatgcacctgtggtccctacttctccggaggcagaggtgggaggattgcttgagcctgggaggccgcggacacagtaagctatgatcgcgccatggcactccagcctgggtgacagggtctCATTAGAGCCTgtctcattaaataaataaataaataaataaataaataaatatcaaataatgGAGGCTTCCTGGCCCATCAGCTGGGAGAGGCACAGTGGCTGGGTGGCAAGAAGGGCTTCCAGCTCTAGGCTACCCACCTTAGCAAAGCGTGTGACCAGAGGGATGGGGTCAGAGAAAGAGCTGAGCCTGGCCAGCAGTGGCCCTCCTGGGGTTGGGGCTTCCATTCCTGCAACAGCTGTGGCACCCACCCAGATGGGCTCCACTGAGCCGGCCTGGCTCTCATTCCTGCTCTCACTGGAAGCCAGAGACGCAACAAGCCCGCCATCGAAGATCTCTCCAGGGGCCATGCAACCTCATGGAGCCCACACTTAGTGAGGCGGGGCGGCAAGGGTGAGAGGTGGGCACTCATGTCCTGGTGACTCCCGCATACGGCGGAAACCATGTAAGGCTCCCTGGCCCCCAAAGTATGCAAGCCCAGTGCAGCACAGACTTTAAGGTCACTCAGAGAAGCGTCAGGGTCTCCTCGGCTCTGGCCTGCCCCTCGGCAGTGTGGTCTCGCAATGACGAAGGCTGCACGTGCCACACAAGCCTGGGCTGATCAAATCACCAGTCACCTCCTGCTTTAGCAACAGGGTGGGAAAGGCCGGGCAGTGCCTGGATGAAGGCAGGCCAGCACAGGAGGCCCCTCTACCTTCTATGAGCCCCCCGCCCCCGGCACaacgtgcctcagtttccccacactCAACGGCCATGGACCTGAGCCCATGATGCTGAAACCATGGCCCCAGCGCCCTCAGATGACCCAACTGCATGCTGGGAATAAACACCCCAACTGCATGCTGGGAATAAACACCCCAACTGCATGCTGGGAATAAACACAACTCAGGCACCTGGACCGGTACCAGCCAACAGAACCTTCCAGATGATGTGCACACCTTCCACCGATGCTGGGCCACACCAGCCACCAGCCATGAGAGGCTCCTGGGCACTTAAAATATGCCTAAATGGAAAAGCCACTcgatttttctttgcttttttttcagagacagggtctcgctgtcactcaggctggagcctccaactcctgggcagaagcaatcctcctgcctcagcctcctgagtagctaagaccacaggtgcacgccactacacccagttaatttgtgtatttttggtagagatgggtttcactatgttgtccaggctggtcttgaactcctggcctcaagtcatcctcttgcctcagcctcccaaagtgctgggattacaggcatgtgccactgcacctggccccagaattttctaatattactttttttaaatgttcccataaaaattcagtttctgtCATTCCACAtgactcattttcttttctttttttttgggagtgagtcttgctctgccgcccaggctggagtgcaatggcacaatctcagctcactgcaacctccgcctcccgggttcaagctaattctcctgcctcagcctcccgagtagcagggattacaggcatgcgctaccacgcctggctaatttttttgtatttttagtagagatggggtttcaccatgttggccagggtggccttgaactcctgacctcaaatgatccgcccacctcagccacccaaagtgctgggattacaggtgtgagccaccgcacctggctgattcattttcatttaatgtcAGTGCCGGCACCACCCCTCTACGCCTGCCCGTCTAGAACAGCCTGGGGCGGGcattcttgtttcttttgttcACTTGTGCATTAACAGTGCTCTGAGCCCAGAGCTCGGCACAAAGAAGTGCTCAAGAAAagacttgaatgaatgaatgaatgagcctcATGGAGAGAACACAAAATTCGCCCAACTGCACTGCCGAACCCCTTGGTCTCTGACTAGCTTCCACCTCGTAAATCAGGAGTGGACGAGCTTTCCCGCCAAAAGCTAGAGTCTCTGCTCccactactcaactctgcccttCTGGTGTGAGAGCATTTGGCCGTGTGCCGTAAACCTTTACTTATCAAcactgaaatctgaatttcataCCTCTTTCAGGTGTCAGATACGTTTTTTCACCCAccccaatttaaaaatgtgaagccCATTCATAGCTCCCAGGCCTTACAAAAACAGCCAAGGGCAGGGTTTGGCGGGCCCTAGCTTACCACCcctgttttactttatttatttatttatttattattattagtagtattgagacggagtctcactgtggtccaggccagagtgcagtggtatgatctcagctcactgcaacctccgcctcccaggttcatgtgattctcccgcctcagcctcctgagtggctgggattacaggcccacaataccacatccagctaatttttgtatttttagtagagaggaggttccaccatgttggccaggctggtgtcgaacctctgacctcaagtgatccacccgcctcggcctcccaaagtgctgggattacaggcatgagccaccgtgccggccacttatttatttttgagacagagtctggctgtgatgcccaggctggatcctcccactttagcctccaaGAAGCTGAGGCTACAAGTGTCCACCACTAcactcagtaatttttttttttttttttttttttttgagacggagtctcccacggtcgcctgggctggagtgcagcaaagcgatctcggctcactgcaaactctgcctcccgggttcaagcgattctcctgcctcagcctccccagtagctgggattacaggcgcctgccactatgcccagctaacattttttttttctttttttgcatttttagcagagacggagtttcaccatgttggccaggctggtctcgaactcctgggctcaagcgatcctcccgcctcgtcctccgaaagtgctgggcttacaggcctgaaccacagcgcctggcctccTCCCCTGCCTGAAGAACCCTCTGAAAATCGGTCCCACTCTACAGAGGCGAAGAGGGAGGCTCGGAGAGGATATGGATCGTGCCCACGTTACTGGGATTCCCAGGGCGTGGGGTCAGGAGTTAGGGGTGTGCTTCTCTCCCGTCCCCCTTGCTGCCGGAGTCTCAGGTCCGCCTTTCCCCGGGACAGGTCTCCCCCTACCTTCCGGGGCCAGGGTGGTGAACACTGGGTCCTCTGCCGGCGCCCCTCGCACATCCTCCAGGATCTGCTCCACCGTGGGGGGCGCTGGGCGGGTGGGCAGCAGCACGCGCTTCTTGGTCTTGGAGCCCATCTCTGCAGGCGGGGAAGGGAGCGCTGACCCAGGCGTCCACCTCTCCGCCTTTGCCCGGGCCGCTCCTCCCGCCCAGCGAACTCGTACGCACCCGTCGCGGCCCCGCTCCCAAGGAAGCCCGCCCTGTCCCGCCCCTCTGGGTTCTCGCCGGGCCCTGACCCTCCCTCCGCCCAACAACATGGTGGCCAAGGCTTCAGAGTCTggctcaacctctgcctcagtttccccgcgGTAACCCCAGTCGCCAGCCTCTCCCCACCTACCTGGGCTCGGAACCCCAGCCCAGAGTGTCTGCGATGCAGCCACCTCCGCTTCCGGCCGGAGCACCGCCCCGTCCCCGATCACGTCACACGCGCTTCCGGCCTCCTCTCGCGCCGGCCCGCCGCTCATCGCGGGGCTCCACGCCTTCTTAAAGGGACCGTGCCCTTGAGAATCGGATCTCAGCCTTTCAGTCGAACCCGAGCCTGGACGCACTACGACGAGAGCGAGTTCGAGTCTAGGCTCCACTGGCTGGGTAGAAAAGCATCCGAGGCTCGTCTTTCTGAAAAGCGGGACACGCCACCCAGGGGATATGTCACCCACGTGGCTGTCGGGAGCACAAAGTCGCTGGCCACCTAAGGGGGCCTGGTGGTGCACCAGCACTCGGTGATGTTGGCTGCAGGAATCTCACCTAGGTTGCCAGGACGCAGAGGGGCCGCCACGGCGCCTCCACTTCCAGCCAAAGAGGGTCCTCCCGCCTCGGGGGCGGTACTGGAGGTCACCTTTTCCCCTCCGCTGATGCCTGGGAAGGCAGGAAGAGCAGAGCGCCCTTTTCCTGTCTCAGGAGCTTTATTGAGATGCAGTTTACATACCACAAAGTTCGCCTGTttatttcgttttgttttgtttttttaaagatggagtctccctgtgtcgcccaggctggagcgcagtggcgtgatctcagctcactgcaacctccgcctcctgagttcaagcaattctcctgcctcagcctcctgagtagctgggactacaggcgcccgccacctcgcccggctaattttttttcttgtattttagtggagacggggtttcactgtattgcccaggctggtgtcaaactcctgagctcaggcaatccgcctgcctcggtctcccaaagtgctgggattccaggcgtgagccaccgcgcccggcctaattcgCCTGCTTGAACTGTAAGTTCGGCCTGGAAGCGGCGGctacgcctggaatcccagcactttgggaggctgaggcgggcaaatcactggaggccagtttgagaccagcctggccaacacggtgcaactccgtctctactaaaaatacaaaaattaggctgggcgcggcagctcatgcctgtaatcccagcactttgggaggctgaggcaggaggatcgtgagatcaggagatcgcgaccatcctggctaacatggtgaaactccatctctactaataatacaaaaaaaaaaaagaaacattagccgggtgtggtggtggtcgcctgtagtcccagctactccgtgggctgaggtgggagaatggtgtgaacggGGAAAGCAGACCTTgcagccaagatcgggccaccgcactccagcatgggcgacagagcaagactccatctcaaaaaaataaacgaataagaaaaaataaataaagtgtaagCTCAATGgtttagggttttgttttgtttttttgtttttgacggagtcttgctctgttgccaggctggagtgcagtggtgtgatctcagctcactgcaacctccgcctcccaggttcaaaagattctcctgcctcagcctcccgagtagctgggactacaggggtgcatcaccacgccccgctaatttttgtgtttttagtagagacggggtttcaccatgttggccaggatggtctcgatctcttgacctcgtgacccgcctgcctcagcctcccaaagtgctgggatcacaggcgtgagccactgcacctgctgGTTTTTTGTgtagagttgtgcaaccattaccccTAATTTCTGAGCCTCCATCAGCCATCACTCCCCATCTCctctcttcccagcccctggcacccacgCATCCCTTTCCCATCTCTGTGCATTGGCCTgtcctggacatttcatagaaatggggtCACACTGAGGCAGGTAGGGGGAGGGGGATTGAttaagctcaggaatttgagaccagcctgggcaacaaagtgagacttcatctatataatttaagataaattaaaataaaagactgggcgcggtggctcacacctgtaatctcagtactttgggaagtcaaggtgggcggatcacctaaggtcgggagtttgagaccagcctgaccaacatagagaaacgccatctctactaaaaatactaaattagcctggcatggtggtgcatgcctgtaatcccagctactcaggaggctgaggcaggagtatcgcttgaactgagaggcagaggttgcagtgagccaagatcgttccattgtactccagcctgggcaacaagagcgaaactccatctgaaaataaaaaataaaataaattaaaattaaaatgttctcaGAATAGCAGTGGCTCCCACAGACAGGGCTTACTTAACTAGTTTGATATCAAAGAAATTgttgagagaaaaggaaggaaggcagggagggagaaagagaaagacaagaaggaaggaaggagaagaaaagggaaggaaggaaagagagagaataaaagaaaagtaaaaggaaagataaaggaaagaaggaaggagaagaaaggaaggaagaaaaaggagagagaaaggaaagaaaggaaagagaaagaagaatggaaggaaggaaggagagagaaagaagaaaaaagaaa is a genomic window containing:
- the C19H19orf25 gene encoding UPF0449 protein C19orf25 homolog (The RefSeq protein has 1 substitution compared to this genomic sequence) — encoded protein: MGSKTKKRVLLPTRPAPPTVEQILEDVRGAAAEDPVFTTLAPEDPPVPFRMMEDAEAPGEQLYQQSRAYVAANQRLQQAGDALRQRCELLRRAGEDLEREVAQMKQAALPAAEAASSG
- the C19H19orf25 gene encoding UPF0449 protein C19orf25 homolog isoform X1, yielding MGSKTKKRVLLPTRPAPPTVEQILEDVRGAPAEDPVFTTLAPEDPPVPFRMMEDAEAPGEQLYQQSRAYVAANQRLQQAGDALRQRCELLRRAGEDLEREVAQMKQAALPAAEAASSG